In the genome of Bordetella avium, the window TTTTTTTGTTGCAGCAGGGCAAACAGCTAAAAAACGCCGGCTGCGTGGCCGGCGCGGCAATGATCAGGCTTGCCAGGCGGGCTCAGCAATGGGTTTTGAGTGCAATCCCAGGGTCGAGCAATACCTCGGCGGGCGGATGCTCGGGGAGTTCGAGCAGCTTGCGGGCGGCCATGTGATCGAGCGGTGCGTTGATAGATTCAACGCACACCAGCCGGCCGTCCAGGAAATGCAAAATGGACAGGCTGCCGGGTTTGGCGCCCGGACGCAGACGGCGTTGCGTGCCTGCGGGGGCCAGGCCCGCTATCTGCAGGCGCAGCGCGCCTTGATCTGACCAGAACCAGGGCAGGGCGGTGTATTCGGCAGGTGCGCCAGAAAGGACGGCGGCGAGTGTACGCGCTTGGTCGTTGGCGTTTTGCACCGATTCGAGGCGCAGGGGCCGGCCCTCTCGTGCATAGGGAAAGGCTGAACAGTCGCCGATGGCGTAGATGTGGGGCAGGGACGTGCGCATCAGGCTATCGACGATGATGCCATTGTCTACCGCCAGGCCGGCGGCCTCGGCCAGCCGCGTCTCCGGTACGGCCCCGATGCCTGCGACCAGAACCTCGACAGGATGGGTCTGCCCGTTGGCGTGCAGCGCCGTGACCAGACCGCCGGCAAGCTCGAAGCCTTCCACATGCGCATTCAGATGCAGCGTGACACCTGCGGCTTCCAGATTGGCGCGGATGTGTTCGGATGCTTCTTGCGAGGTGGAGCGGGCTAGCAAGCGGGGCTGGCTTTCAAATACGGTGACCGCCTTGCCCAGTGCGGCGGCGGTGGCCGCGATTTCCAGGCCGATGAAGCCGCCGCCCAGCACGGTGACGTGCTGGGCGGCTTGCAGGGCGACGCGCAGCGCCCGCGCGTCTGCGGCGTTGCGCAGATAGTGCAGATTGGCGGGGGCGGGCTCCAGCGCGGCGATGCGACGGGGGCGTGCGCCAGTGGCCAGCACCAGCTCGTCATAGGCGACGACATCGCCGCAGCCCAGTGTGACGGTGCGCGCAGCCGGGTCAATGGCTATGGCCGTCTTGCCCAGCAGCAGGCGCACACCTGCCTCCTCATAGGCGTTGGCCGGACGCAGCGGATTGAGCTCGGCCTCCTCGTCCTTGATAAAGGTCTTGGACAGGGGCGGCCGATGATAGGGCAAATGGGCCTCTTCGCTGATCAGCGTGATGGCCGCCCCTGTCAGGCCGCTGCAAAGCTGTGCTGCGGCGTGTCCGCCGCCGATGATGACGATGTTGCGCATGGGTGTTCCGTGAGTCCTTGTCTTGTCAGATCTGCGCCGCGGTGGTCCGCCGCAGCTTGCGCCCTGGTCAGGCGCGCTGATGTTGCGGCTGCGAACTCGGCGCCTGCCCGGCCTCGCGGACAGGGGCCAGCGCGGTACGCACCATGGCAAGCCCGCCTGGCCACGGGCCTGCGCAGAGGTATCGATAAGGCCGCTTACGTGCGCAGCACGCCTGACACGCTGCTTTACCTAAGCCGCGAACTCTACCTGAAACCCCGCGTTGACGTTGATTTTCCGGCGCGGGTCCGGTCCGCCTTTGATGACGTCGGCCTGGTGACCGCCGCACGGCGCCAGCGCGGCCCGCTTTTTTTTCCATCCCAGACTACACTTAGCTTATGACTATTTTAGCGAGGGCATCATGAATCGCACCCAATGGATGGAAGACATCCAAAAAAACCTCTCGGATCTCATCGCCCGCAGCCCTGCTGCCGACGTCGAGCGCAATGTGCGCGCCATGCTCACGCAGGGCTTTGCGCGGCTGGATCTGATCACCCGTGAAGAATTCGACGTGCAGGCCGATCTGCTGGCCCGCGCACGCACGCGCATCGACCAGTTGTCGGCGCAGGTGCAGCAACTCGAAGAGCGCGTCAATGCCCTGATCAACGATCAGTCCAAAGACTGAGTTCCCAGGGTCTGCAGAGGCAGCGCCGGATCAGCTTGTCCGGCGTTTCGATCGCCGCGCAAGGCGGGTGCCTGTGACACGACAAGCGCGCACAACGCGCCAGGCAAATTCCGGGCGTATCCCGGATGCTTCACCTTCCTGCTTGGTTTGATGCGAGCTTGATCAAGAGTCCGGCTGATCACAGGGACTATCCCCAAGGGGCCGCCCTGTCACCCTGGCCGGTCTTTTTCCACGGCGGCACGCATACTGAGGGCCTTGCTTTTACGCCCTTGCCTCATGACCTTAGCCGTGCTTTCCAGCCGCGCCCTCCTGGGTTTGCAGACGCTTGCCGTGCGTGTCGAAGCCCATCTGGGGCCGGGCCTGCCCGCCTTTACTGTAGTGGGCCTGCCTGATCTCGAAGTCCGCGAAAGCCGAGAGCGGGTCAGGGCGGCCATTATTAACAGCGGCTTCGAGTTTCCGTCGGGCGGGCGTATCACCATTAATCTGTCGCCGGCCGATCTGCCCAAGGCTTCCTCGCGCTTCGATCTGCCCATTGCCCTGTGCCTGCTCATGGCCTCGGGGCAGATTGCCCTGTTGCCGCCCGATGACAATCTGGTGCTGGCCGGTGAGCTGTCCCTGTCCGGTGCCTTGGTGCCGGTGGCCGACCCGCTGGCGCTCGCCTTGGGTGTGGCAGGTGCGCAGTGCAAGGCGGCGCAGCGCAAGCCGATACTGATTCTTCCCGAAGAAAGCGCCGCCCAGGCCGCACGGGTGCCCGGCCTGTCTGTCTTGTCGGCGCGTTGCCTGGCCGAAGTGGCCGCCCATCTTGCCGGGCAGGCGCCGTTGCCGTCTGCCCAGGCGCCGGCCCGGCCGCTCGCGCCGCCAGGCCTCTGTCTGTCAGAGGTGCGAGGACAGCCGGGGGCGCGGCGGGCGCTGGAAATCGCGGCGGCAGGGGGGCACAGCATGCTTATGTGCGGGCCGCCAGGGGCCGGTAAGAGTATGTTGGCGCAGCGTCTGCCGGGCCTGCTGCCCGAACTCGACGATAGGGCTGCGCTGGAGGCGGCCGCCATTGCCCGGCTGGCAGGCGGCGATGAGCCGCCCTTTGGCGTGCCGCCTTTCCGTGCGCCGCATCATGGCGCAACCGCCGCCGCCCTGATTGGCGGCGGCTCACCGCCCCGGCCCGGTGAAATCTCGCGCGCCCATCAGGGCGTGCTGTTTCTCGATGAGCTG includes:
- a CDS encoding NAD(P)/FAD-dependent oxidoreductase, which encodes MRNIVIIGGGHAAAQLCSGLTGAAITLISEEAHLPYHRPPLSKTFIKDEEAELNPLRPANAYEEAGVRLLLGKTAIAIDPAARTVTLGCGDVVAYDELVLATGARPRRIAALEPAPANLHYLRNAADARALRVALQAAQHVTVLGGGFIGLEIAATAAALGKAVTVFESQPRLLARSTSQEASEHIRANLEAAGVTLHLNAHVEGFELAGGLVTALHANGQTHPVEVLVAGIGAVPETRLAEAAGLAVDNGIIVDSLMRTSLPHIYAIGDCSAFPYAREGRPLRLESVQNANDQARTLAAVLSGAPAEYTALPWFWSDQGALRLQIAGLAPAGTQRRLRPGAKPGSLSILHFLDGRLVCVESINAPLDHMAARKLLELPEHPPAEVLLDPGIALKTHC
- a CDS encoding accessory factor UbiK family protein, which produces MNRTQWMEDIQKNLSDLIARSPAADVERNVRAMLTQGFARLDLITREEFDVQADLLARARTRIDQLSAQVQQLEERVNALINDQSKD